Proteins from one Piscinibacter lacus genomic window:
- a CDS encoding response regulator transcription factor, whose translation MTSTPPSSAGALHILLAEDDPAVADTTSRALRSQGWSVDTTARGEPVPASLKSDPYDLLILDIGLAGIDGFETLRRVREAGIETPVLVLTARDAIEDRVHGLETGADDYMVKPFSLAELVARVRVLTRRHRSRRDSELTMGSLRMDLVAQRAWIGSQPVELSVREWAVLEYLLGRVGHVVAKEQILQSISGWGEQLSENAVEVYVSRLRPKIEPAGLRIRAVRGFGYLVEEQPELLPPLT comes from the coding sequence GTGACCTCTACGCCCCCCTCGTCTGCTGGCGCCCTGCACATCCTGCTTGCGGAGGACGATCCGGCCGTGGCCGACACCACCTCCCGCGCGCTGCGCTCCCAGGGCTGGTCGGTGGACACCACCGCGCGCGGCGAGCCAGTGCCGGCCTCGCTCAAGTCCGACCCCTACGACCTGCTGATCCTCGACATCGGCCTGGCCGGCATCGACGGTTTCGAGACCCTGCGCCGGGTGCGCGAGGCCGGCATCGAGACCCCGGTGCTGGTGCTGACCGCCCGCGATGCCATCGAGGACCGCGTGCACGGCCTGGAGACCGGCGCCGACGACTACATGGTCAAGCCCTTCTCGCTGGCCGAGCTGGTGGCGCGCGTGCGTGTGCTGACCCGCCGCCACCGCAGCCGCCGCGACAGCGAGCTGACCATGGGCTCGCTGCGCATGGACCTGGTCGCCCAGCGCGCCTGGATCGGCAGCCAGCCGGTCGAGCTGTCGGTGCGCGAATGGGCGGTGCTCGAGTACCTGCTCGGCCGCGTCGGCCACGTGGTCGCGAAGGAGCAGATCCTTCAGTCGATCAGCGGCTGGGGCGAGCAGCTCTCCGAGAACGCCGTCGAGGTCTATGTCTCGCGCCTGCGGCCGAAGATCGAGCCGGCCGGCCTGCGCATCCGCGCCGTGCGCGGCTTCGGCTACCTCGTCGAGGAACAGCCCGAGCTGTTGCCGCCGCTGACCTGA
- a CDS encoding sensor histidine kinase has translation MSLSLRARLLLGTLTLTAMVVPLRVIIDLRAGTHASESAADAALVDLGRALAAIVPMADAPPPASEPGSSQAFERLLRSHSPERIWWALSDAQSRWMQGDVAIRSLRLPGPWPPEAPRWGDAMLDGQTLRLAELPVDCMQAQPCVLRLAQTTQRRHAARREALHVALIQGLATAVLLGGGLIAVIAWTLRPLRRLRADLALRPLHAPQPVDREGLPDELNPLLDGVDQLMQRAAAEHERQRHFIADAAHQLRTPLTALRTEAELALLAAPRDQEAGGGLVRLHRSALRAARLADQLLLLARTEASQGEPGGDERFDLRAVVHDAARDWVPRALERHADLGFHLEEAQVLGRAYQVRELLANLIHNALEYAQPADGSPLRITVRCMALAALGEPAREALLEVEDNGPGIPPEQREQVLERFFRAPGAPGSGSGLGLAIVRDIAQAHHARLILKDGEGGRGLCVRLIFPLARPE, from the coding sequence ATGTCGCTCAGCCTGCGCGCCCGATTGCTGCTTGGCACCCTGACCCTCACGGCCATGGTGGTGCCGCTGCGGGTGATCATCGACCTGCGCGCCGGCACCCATGCCAGCGAAAGCGCGGCGGATGCCGCCCTGGTCGATCTCGGCCGGGCCCTGGCCGCCATCGTGCCGATGGCGGATGCGCCGCCCCCTGCCAGCGAACCGGGCAGCAGCCAGGCCTTCGAGCGCCTGCTGCGCTCGCACAGCCCCGAGCGCATCTGGTGGGCCTTGAGCGACGCGCAGTCGCGCTGGATGCAGGGCGATGTCGCCATCCGCAGCCTGCGCCTGCCGGGGCCCTGGCCGCCCGAGGCGCCGCGCTGGGGCGATGCCATGCTGGATGGCCAGACCCTGCGCCTGGCCGAGCTGCCGGTCGACTGCATGCAGGCCCAGCCCTGCGTCCTGCGTCTGGCGCAGACCACCCAGCGCCGCCATGCCGCCCGGCGCGAGGCCCTGCACGTCGCGCTCATCCAGGGCCTGGCCACGGCCGTGCTGCTGGGGGGCGGCCTGATCGCCGTCATCGCCTGGACGCTGCGGCCCCTGCGCCGCCTGCGCGCCGACCTGGCGCTGCGCCCCCTGCATGCGCCCCAGCCGGTCGACCGCGAAGGCCTGCCCGACGAGCTCAACCCCCTGCTCGACGGGGTCGACCAGCTCATGCAGCGCGCCGCCGCCGAGCATGAGCGCCAGCGCCACTTCATCGCCGACGCCGCCCACCAGCTTCGCACCCCGCTGACCGCCCTGCGCACCGAGGCCGAGCTGGCCCTGCTCGCCGCTCCCCGGGACCAGGAGGCCGGCGGCGGCCTGGTGCGCCTGCACCGCTCCGCCCTGCGTGCCGCGCGCCTGGCCGACCAGCTCCTGCTGCTGGCCCGCACCGAGGCCAGCCAGGGCGAGCCCGGCGGCGACGAACGCTTCGACCTTCGCGCCGTCGTCCACGATGCCGCGCGCGACTGGGTGCCGCGCGCCCTCGAACGCCATGCCGACCTCGGCTTCCACCTGGAGGAGGCGCAGGTGCTGGGCCGGGCCTACCAGGTGCGCGAGCTGCTCGCCAACCTCATCCACAACGCGCTGGAATACGCCCAGCCCGCCGACGGCTCGCCGCTGCGCATCACCGTGCGCTGCATGGCCCTGGCCGCGCTCGGGGAGCCCGCGCGCGAGGCCCTTCTGGAGGTCGAGGACAACGGCCCCGGCATCCCGCCGGAGCAGCGCGAACAGGTGCTCGAACGCTTCTTCCGCGCACCGGGCGCGCCGGGCTCGGGCAGCGGCCTGGGCCTGGCCATCGTGCGCGACATCGCCCAGGCCCACCATGCCCGCCTCATCCTCAAGGACGGCGAGGGCGGCCGGGGCCTGTGCGTGCGCCTGATCTTCCCGCTGGCCCGGCCCGAGTGA
- the ychF gene encoding redox-regulated ATPase YchF, whose translation MSLQCGIVGLPNVGKSTLFNALTQAGIAAENYPFCTIEPNVGVVELPDPRLQALAGIVKPERIVPAIVEFVDIAGLVAGASQGEGLGNQFLSHIRETDAIVNVVRCFEDDNVIHVAGKVDPIADIEVIQTELCLADLGTVEKSLHRYVKAARSGNDKEAAALVKVLEKCQAALNEAQPVRSIDFSKEERVILKPLCLITAKPAMFVGNVSETGFENNPFLDRLKAYAEKQNAPVVAICAKTEAELAGMEDEDRAIFLAEMGQDEPGLNRLIRAAFKLLGLQTYFTAGVKEVRAWTVAIGATAPQAAGVIHTDFERGFIRAQTIAFDDYLAFQGEQGAKDAGKMRAEGKDYIVKDGDVMNFLFNV comes from the coding sequence ATGAGCCTCCAGTGCGGCATCGTGGGACTGCCCAACGTCGGCAAGTCCACCCTCTTCAACGCCCTGACCCAGGCGGGCATCGCGGCCGAAAACTACCCCTTCTGCACCATCGAGCCCAATGTCGGCGTGGTCGAGCTGCCCGACCCGCGCCTGCAAGCGTTGGCCGGCATCGTCAAGCCCGAGCGGATCGTCCCGGCCATCGTCGAGTTCGTCGACATCGCCGGCCTGGTCGCCGGGGCCAGCCAGGGCGAGGGCCTGGGCAACCAGTTCCTCAGCCACATCCGCGAGACCGATGCGATCGTGAACGTGGTGCGTTGCTTCGAGGACGACAACGTCATCCACGTGGCCGGCAAGGTCGACCCGATCGCCGACATCGAGGTGATCCAGACCGAGCTGTGCCTGGCCGACCTCGGCACGGTCGAGAAGAGCCTGCACCGCTATGTGAAGGCCGCCCGCAGCGGCAACGACAAGGAAGCCGCCGCCCTGGTGAAGGTGCTGGAGAAATGCCAGGCCGCGCTGAACGAGGCACAGCCGGTGCGCTCGATCGACTTCAGCAAGGAAGAGCGCGTCATCCTCAAGCCGCTGTGCCTGATCACGGCCAAGCCGGCGATGTTCGTCGGCAACGTCAGCGAGACCGGCTTCGAGAACAACCCCTTCCTCGACCGCCTCAAGGCCTATGCCGAGAAGCAGAACGCGCCGGTGGTGGCGATCTGCGCCAAGACCGAAGCCGAGCTGGCCGGCATGGAAGACGAGGACCGCGCCATCTTCCTGGCCGAGATGGGCCAGGACGAGCCGGGCCTGAACCGCCTGATCCGCGCCGCCTTCAAGCTGCTGGGCTTGCAGACCTACTTCACCGCCGGGGTGAAGGAAGTGCGGGCCTGGACGGTGGCCATCGGCGCGACCGCGCCGCAAGCGGCCGGCGTGATCCACACCGACTTCGAGCGCGGCTTCATCCGTGCCCAGACCATTGCCTTTGACGACTACCTCGCCTTCCAGGGCGAGCAGGGCGCGAAGGACGCCGGCAAGATGCGCGCCGAAGGCAAGGACTACATCGTCAAGGATGGCGATGTGATGAACTTCCTGTTCAACGTCTGA
- a CDS encoding ATP-binding protein → MDAVAQQALITGTAPAGLNRLLPALQAMPDLLPPLLVFLLIALLLDLHRRLRQDPSLRRWPWGLGVVLAVVPGVLALSRPAAAWDEALLLGALSAALLVALWLGSTVADLRQTRARLRQANAELEARVRERTRALETARDLAEAASSAKSRFLATMTHELRTPLNAVLGATELLAERPQLHGTDRRLLESAHDSGRHLLAMIENVLDLSRIEAGQMPVVPAPFSLAECVHGALEAVRLAAERKGLLLELQGGGSLTDWRLGDALLIKRVLINLLGNAVKFTARGSVILSLAEDAPGSLRIEVRDTGIGIPAAALQRIFEPFRQADDTTTRRHGGSGLGLAITRELLTALGGSIELDSVEGLGTTMTVRLPLPACEDVRPSELAAWRDRLAELRPPEPADTLPPELLDTALAGREPASLPPEPPRPPRPELRPLAAADPQPAPALESAAGPAATADALAAPTPGAAPASPATEALTPPAAAWARRLLVVEDDMVNQLIATQMLAADGWQVDIAEHGGEALARLRERPYALVLMDWQMPVMDGLEATRRLRAGESGIAVAALPVIGVTANAHADDRQACLAAGMNEVVTKPLSLPVLRAVVRQWAQVPASA, encoded by the coding sequence GTGGATGCAGTCGCCCAGCAAGCCCTGATCACGGGCACGGCCCCGGCGGGCCTGAACCGGCTGCTGCCGGCGCTGCAGGCCATGCCAGATCTGCTGCCGCCGCTGCTGGTCTTCCTGCTCATCGCGCTGCTGCTGGACCTGCACCGCCGGCTGCGGCAGGACCCCTCCCTGCGCCGCTGGCCCTGGGGCCTGGGCGTGGTGCTGGCCGTGGTGCCGGGCGTGCTGGCGCTCAGCCGGCCGGCGGCGGCCTGGGACGAGGCCCTGCTGCTGGGTGCGCTCAGCGCGGCCCTGCTGGTCGCGCTGTGGCTGGGCAGCACGGTGGCCGACCTGCGCCAGACCCGCGCCCGCCTGCGCCAGGCCAATGCCGAGCTGGAGGCGCGTGTCCGCGAACGCACCCGCGCGCTGGAAACCGCCCGCGACCTGGCCGAGGCCGCCTCCAGCGCCAAGAGCCGCTTCCTCGCCACGATGACGCATGAGCTGCGCACGCCGCTGAATGCCGTGCTCGGCGCGACCGAGCTGCTGGCCGAGCGGCCGCAGCTTCACGGCACCGACCGGCGCCTGCTGGAATCGGCCCACGACAGCGGCCGCCACTTGCTGGCCATGATCGAGAACGTGCTCGATCTCTCCCGCATCGAGGCCGGCCAGATGCCGGTCGTCCCCGCGCCTTTCTCGCTGGCCGAATGCGTGCACGGCGCGCTGGAGGCCGTGCGCCTGGCCGCCGAGCGCAAGGGCCTGCTGCTGGAGCTTCAGGGCGGCGGCAGCCTGACGGACTGGCGCCTGGGCGACGCCCTGTTGATCAAGCGCGTGCTGATCAACCTGCTGGGCAATGCGGTGAAGTTCACCGCCCGCGGCAGCGTCATCCTCAGCCTGGCCGAGGATGCGCCCGGCAGCCTGCGCATCGAGGTGCGCGATACCGGCATCGGCATCCCGGCTGCCGCCCTGCAGCGCATCTTCGAACCCTTCCGCCAGGCCGACGACACCACCACCCGGCGCCACGGCGGCTCGGGCCTGGGCCTGGCCATCACCCGCGAGCTGCTGACCGCCCTGGGCGGCAGCATCGAGCTCGACAGCGTCGAGGGCCTGGGCACCACCATGACCGTGCGTCTGCCCCTGCCCGCCTGCGAGGACGTGCGGCCCAGCGAGCTGGCCGCCTGGCGCGACCGCCTGGCCGAGCTGCGCCCGCCGGAGCCGGCCGACACGCTGCCGCCCGAGCTGCTCGACACCGCCCTGGCCGGCCGCGAGCCGGCCAGCCTCCCGCCCGAGCCACCGCGGCCGCCGCGGCCCGAGTTGCGCCCGCTCGCAGCCGCTGACCCGCAGCCGGCGCCGGCGCTCGAATCTGCCGCGGGGCCGGCCGCCACGGCCGATGCCCTTGCAGCGCCCACGCCGGGCGCGGCCCCGGCCTCGCCCGCCACCGAGGCCCTCACCCCACCGGCCGCGGCCTGGGCGCGCCGCCTGCTCGTCGTCGAGGACGACATGGTCAACCAGCTCATCGCCACCCAGATGCTGGCCGCCGACGGCTGGCAGGTCGACATTGCCGAGCACGGCGGCGAAGCCCTGGCCCGCCTGCGCGAACGGCCCTATGCCCTGGTGCTGATGGACTGGCAAATGCCAGTGATGGACGGGCTGGAAGCCACCCGGCGCCTGCGCGCGGGGGAATCCGGCATCGCGGTGGCCGCGCTGCCGGTGATCGGCGTGACCGCCAATGCCCATGCCGATGACCGCCAGGCCTGCCTGGCCGCCGGCATGAACGAGGTCGTCACCAAGCCACTGAGCCTGCCGGTGCTGCGCGCCGTCGTGCGGCAGTGGGCGCAGGTGCCGGCGTCGGCCTGA
- a CDS encoding AsmA family protein, whose protein sequence is MPTWIQRLLIALAALLALLVLAAGVLVARFDGDDIRKLLEAQVAERTERTLKLDGPVGLALWPKVAVTLQGLHLSEAGKPDEFLRVDEARLAVRVLPLLSAQRLEVEAVSARGVQMTLRRDAQGRRNIDDLIALSRQDAAAAEDPAAPGKPLAFSVDGLAFDDLRLTVQDVPAKLDGQVQIERLRSGRLAEGEATPIELRLQAKLAEPPVDAALSLDGTLTFRLPADQPPSLAIEGMKLGLKGSALGVQAIDAQLAGALDWDGAQQALEARGLQLQLAARPAGAKIETLRLAVERLGFKPASQRIELARLALELKAALGPAEAAQQLVAQLDWPALSVEGQGLSGSPLSGSARLAGPVAGGSRELQMQLSSQAPSGRFEKIVVPGLKLALSGSEGSRQIAAQLEADLSLAPQPLALNLAPLKLQLDLKDPALPPLALLAQGRLSLQQPAGAPARQQAEAQLKGTLNGQAFDTTLEAVLGSGVPRLGVQASFGTLDLSSFLPPAPTAAASAPAPASAEGTAAADAQKVDLSPLKAVDATLKLRAGTLILPPHRIEQAEVAARLKDGKLDLSQLDGRAWGGRFQATAQADAGSGALALGLDANEVDLNAMLGALAGFDKLEGRGKLSTRLASRGPTVGALKQALGGTLALQMRDGAVRGINLAKTLRDWRGAIAGGDAKQASQASEKTDFSEVSLSFDIREGVARSKDLSAKSPFLRLSGEGLVDLGASRVDYVARATVTGTPQGQDGPEMAALKGLTVPVKLEGPFSAVSWRIRWSEVGKELLKRQALGAAGASGGGAALVDRLLGGKGAAAPADGASAPPAQPKDKVKDALKGLLGR, encoded by the coding sequence ATGCCGACCTGGATCCAGCGCCTGCTGATCGCCCTTGCCGCCCTGCTCGCCCTGCTGGTGCTGGCCGCCGGCGTGCTCGTGGCCCGCTTCGACGGCGACGACATCCGCAAGCTGCTGGAAGCGCAAGTGGCCGAGCGCACCGAGCGCACGCTCAAGCTCGACGGCCCGGTCGGCCTGGCCCTGTGGCCCAAGGTCGCCGTCACCTTGCAGGGCCTGCACCTGAGCGAGGCCGGCAAGCCCGACGAATTCCTGCGCGTCGACGAAGCCCGGCTGGCCGTGCGCGTGCTGCCGCTGCTGAGCGCGCAGCGGCTGGAGGTGGAGGCCGTCAGCGCCCGCGGCGTGCAGATGACCCTACGCCGCGACGCCCAGGGCCGCCGCAACATCGACGACCTGATCGCTCTGAGCCGGCAGGACGCCGCCGCCGCTGAGGACCCGGCCGCCCCCGGCAAGCCCCTGGCCTTCTCGGTCGACGGCCTGGCCTTCGACGACCTGCGCCTGACCGTGCAGGACGTGCCGGCCAAGCTGGACGGCCAGGTGCAGATCGAACGCCTGCGCAGCGGCCGCCTGGCCGAGGGCGAGGCCACGCCCATCGAACTGCGCCTGCAAGCCAAGCTGGCCGAGCCGCCGGTCGATGCCGCGCTGAGCCTGGACGGCACGCTGACCTTCCGCCTGCCGGCCGACCAGCCGCCCAGCCTGGCCATCGAAGGCATGAAGCTCGGCCTGAAGGGCAGCGCCCTGGGCGTGCAGGCCATCGACGCCCAACTGGCCGGTGCGCTCGACTGGGACGGCGCCCAGCAGGCCCTGGAGGCCCGCGGCCTGCAACTGCAACTGGCCGCCCGCCCGGCCGGCGCCAAGATCGAGACCCTGCGCCTGGCCGTCGAGCGCCTGGGCTTCAAGCCGGCCAGCCAGCGCATCGAGCTGGCCCGGCTGGCGCTGGAGCTGAAGGCCGCCCTCGGCCCGGCCGAGGCGGCGCAGCAACTGGTCGCCCAGCTCGACTGGCCGGCGCTGTCGGTCGAAGGCCAGGGCCTGTCGGGCAGCCCGCTCAGCGGCAGCGCGCGGCTGGCCGGGCCGGTGGCGGGCGGCTCGCGCGAATTGCAAATGCAGCTCAGCTCGCAGGCACCGAGCGGGCGTTTCGAGAAGATCGTCGTGCCCGGCCTCAAGCTGGCGCTCAGCGGCAGCGAAGGCAGCCGCCAGATCGCCGCACAACTGGAGGCCGACCTGAGCCTGGCGCCGCAGCCGCTGGCCCTGAACCTGGCGCCGCTGAAGCTGCAACTGGATTTGAAGGACCCGGCCCTGCCGCCCCTGGCCCTGCTGGCCCAGGGCCGCCTGAGCCTGCAACAGCCGGCCGGCGCGCCGGCCCGGCAGCAGGCTGAGGCCCAGCTCAAGGGCACGCTGAACGGCCAGGCCTTCGACACCACGTTGGAGGCCGTGCTGGGCAGCGGCGTGCCGCGCCTGGGCGTGCAGGCCAGCTTCGGCACGCTCGACCTCAGCAGCTTCCTGCCGCCGGCTCCTACGGCGGCGGCCTCGGCCCCGGCCCCGGCCAGCGCCGAGGGCACCGCCGCGGCCGATGCGCAGAAAGTCGATCTCTCGCCACTGAAGGCGGTGGACGCGACGCTGAAGCTGCGCGCCGGCACCCTGATCCTGCCGCCGCACCGCATCGAACAAGCCGAGGTGGCCGCCCGCCTGAAGGACGGCAAGCTCGACCTGAGCCAGCTCGACGGCCGCGCCTGGGGCGGTCGCTTCCAGGCCACGGCCCAGGCCGATGCCGGCAGCGGCGCCCTGGCCCTGGGGCTGGATGCCAACGAGGTCGACCTGAACGCGATGCTGGGCGCGCTGGCCGGCTTCGACAAACTCGAAGGCCGCGGCAAGCTCAGCACCCGGCTGGCCAGCCGCGGCCCGACCGTCGGCGCGCTGAAGCAGGCCCTGGGCGGCACGCTGGCCCTGCAGATGCGCGATGGCGCCGTGCGCGGCATCAACCTGGCCAAGACCTTGCGCGACTGGCGCGGCGCGATCGCCGGCGGCGATGCCAAGCAGGCCAGCCAGGCCAGCGAGAAGACCGATTTCTCCGAGGTCAGCCTGAGCTTCGACATCCGCGAGGGCGTGGCCCGCAGCAAGGACCTCAGCGCCAAGAGCCCCTTCCTGCGATTGAGCGGCGAAGGCCTGGTCGACCTCGGCGCAAGCCGGGTCGATTACGTGGCGCGGGCCACGGTGACGGGCACGCCGCAGGGCCAGGACGGGCCGGAGATGGCCGCGCTCAAGGGCCTGACCGTGCCGGTCAAGCTCGAAGGCCCCTTCAGCGCGGTGAGCTGGCGCATCCGCTGGTCCGAGGTCGGCAAGGAGCTGCTCAAGCGCCAGGCCCTGGGCGCGGCCGGTGCCTCGGGCGGCGGTGCGGCCCTGGTCGACCGCCTGCTCGGCGGCAAGGGCGCGGCGGCGCCGGCCGACGGCGCCTCGGCCCCGCCGGCCCAGCCCAAGGACAAGGTCAAGGATGCGCTGAAGGGCCTGCTCGGCCGCTGA
- a CDS encoding FAD-dependent monooxygenase: protein MKPLSAPEPAVCIQGRGAVGMALALALARQGLAVAWAAGPARPASTRPDPRTYALNAASRRLLQALRVWDALAEQPGAITPVREMAVQGDRGGQLAFSAWQQRLEALAWIVDAAALDRALATALRYAPHVQAVEHACAAPLQALCEGRDGETAARWGARFQRSDYGQAALATRLQADRPHRGRAWQALASPEVLALLPFDGAAGPAAAGYGLVWSLPQARAEALREAPAEALEAELQAATGGVAGTLRLADPDPAARACWPLRLVRAERWHGPVPEAALHPAGPRAPGVDPASWLLLGDAAHVVHPLAGQGLNLGLADVAALAAVLGEARVREAWRAPNDPRLLDRYARRRAGPTAAMAQATDGLWQLFAPAQPLLAGLRNLGLGLVDHLPPAKRWLAAQALGG, encoded by the coding sequence ATGAAGCCCCTCAGCGCCCCGGAACCGGCCGTGTGCATCCAGGGCCGCGGCGCGGTCGGCATGGCCCTGGCCCTGGCCCTGGCCCGGCAGGGCCTGGCGGTGGCCTGGGCCGCCGGCCCGGCGCGGCCGGCCAGCACCCGGCCCGATCCGCGCACCTATGCGCTCAATGCCGCCTCGCGCCGCCTGCTGCAGGCCCTGCGGGTGTGGGATGCCCTGGCCGAGCAGCCCGGCGCCATCACCCCGGTGCGCGAGATGGCGGTGCAGGGCGACCGCGGCGGCCAGCTCGCCTTCAGCGCCTGGCAGCAGCGGCTGGAGGCCCTGGCCTGGATCGTCGATGCCGCTGCGCTCGACCGTGCCCTGGCCACCGCGCTGCGCTACGCCCCGCATGTGCAGGCTGTCGAGCATGCCTGTGCCGCGCCGCTGCAGGCCTTGTGCGAAGGCCGCGACGGCGAGACCGCCGCCCGCTGGGGCGCGCGCTTCCAGCGCAGCGACTACGGTCAGGCTGCGCTTGCCACCCGCTTGCAGGCCGACCGCCCGCACCGCGGCCGGGCCTGGCAGGCCCTGGCCTCGCCCGAGGTGTTGGCCCTGCTGCCCTTCGATGGCGCCGCCGGCCCGGCGGCGGCCGGCTACGGCCTGGTCTGGTCGCTGCCGCAGGCCCGGGCCGAGGCCTTGCGGGAGGCGCCGGCCGAGGCGCTGGAAGCCGAGCTTCAGGCCGCCACCGGCGGCGTGGCCGGCACCCTGCGCCTGGCCGACCCCGACCCGGCCGCCCGCGCCTGCTGGCCGTTGCGCCTGGTGCGGGCCGAGCGCTGGCACGGCCCGGTGCCCGAGGCTGCGCTGCATCCGGCCGGCCCGCGCGCCCCGGGCGTCGATCCGGCCTCCTGGCTGCTGCTGGGCGATGCCGCGCATGTCGTGCATCCCCTGGCCGGCCAGGGCCTGAACCTGGGCCTGGCCGATGTCGCCGCCCTGGCGGCCGTGCTCGGCGAAGCCCGCGTCCGCGAGGCCTGGCGCGCGCCCAACGATCCGCGCCTGCTCGATCGCTATGCCCGCCGCCGCGCCGGCCCCACCGCGGCCATGGCCCAGGCCACCGATGGGCTGTGGCAGCTTTTCGCGCCCGCGCAGCCGCTGCTCGCCGGCTTGCGCAACCTCGGCCTGGGTCTGGTCGACCACCTGCCGCCGGCCAAGCGCTGGCTTGCCGCCCAGGCCCTGGGCGGCTGA
- a CDS encoding DsbC family protein: MRRPLAAALLAAAGLLAAASLMPPPAHAQAQAAAAVDPEVDKRIRKVLAERLPNLPRIDEIRATPIAGLYELRIGSDLVYGDASGQYLVQGQIIETANRRNLTEERINKLTAIDFASLPLKDAIVWKTGTGKRRIAVFSDPNCGYCKRFEAELSKAKDLTVYTFLMPILSEDSAAKSKAIWCAKDSTASWRGWMLDGMNPAKAAADCANPIERNLELGRKLKVNGTPAIVFEDGSRVPGMVPAAELERRLAEVAKGG, encoded by the coding sequence ATGCGCCGCCCCCTCGCGGCGGCCCTGCTCGCGGCCGCGGGCCTGCTGGCGGCTGCCAGCCTGATGCCCCCGCCGGCCCACGCCCAGGCCCAGGCGGCCGCGGCGGTCGACCCCGAAGTCGACAAGCGCATCCGCAAGGTGCTGGCCGAGCGCCTGCCCAACCTGCCGCGCATCGACGAGATCCGTGCCACGCCCATCGCCGGCCTCTATGAGCTGCGCATCGGCAGCGACCTGGTCTACGGTGATGCCAGCGGCCAGTACCTGGTGCAGGGCCAGATCATCGAGACGGCCAACCGCCGCAACCTGACCGAGGAGCGCATCAACAAGCTCACGGCGATCGATTTCGCCAGCCTGCCGCTGAAGGACGCAATCGTCTGGAAGACCGGCACCGGCAAGCGCCGCATCGCCGTCTTCAGCGACCCGAACTGCGGCTACTGCAAGCGTTTCGAGGCCGAGCTGAGCAAGGCCAAGGACCTGACTGTCTACACCTTCCTGATGCCCATCCTCAGCGAGGACTCGGCCGCCAAGTCCAAGGCCATCTGGTGCGCCAAGGACAGCACTGCAAGCTGGCGCGGCTGGATGCTCGACGGCATGAACCCGGCCAAGGCCGCGGCCGACTGCGCGAACCCCATCGAGCGCAACCTCGAACTGGGCCGCAAGCTCAAGGTCAACGGCACGCCGGCCATCGTCTTCGAGGACGGCAGCCGGGTGCCGGGCAT